The genomic stretch AGTGGGATCAGTGTCAGTGGCACAGGATTCCCAGAACGGTGCCGGGTGGATTCGTGTCCCTTCCTGACCCCCATCCCGTGTGTTACCGGATTGGAGCTTCCAGACGCCGAATCCGATGACGacaatgaggatgaggatggcagTGATGATGGACACAGAGACCACCATGGTGAGATTCCCGCTAGATGTCGGCTCTGGGAAACGCGGGATAGTGAGGGGGGGAGGGGGATGCCCATTTGGGAATtccaaattcccaatccccacATTCCCAGCCTCACCCCAAGTGAAGATCCCAGGCTCTGGCAGTCCGGGATGCTCCACCCTGCACCGGTACTGCTCCCGCTCCTCCGGCAGCGCCTCGATCCTGGCCCAGGTGTGGAAGGTGCCGTCGCTGTTGGGAACGATCCCGCCCCACTCCGTCTCCTGATCCAAGGTTTCACCCCCCTTCATCCAGCTGACTGCGATGGTGTTGGGGTAGAATCCGTATGCGTGGCAGGATAGGATCACCATCTTGTGTTCCTCTTTTCCAGACACATGGACATCAGGGGGCTCTGGAATGGGATAATGGTGATAGATATCATTGGAATTCCATGGGAGTGGGACTGGGGTGAGTTCTACCTACGGAATTCCCACAGGAACGGCATGAGAGTGAGATCTACCCATGGAATTCTCACTGGAGATGAGATGTATCCATAGAATTCCCACAGGAATTACTGTGTTCCCAAGCCCctatccccaaatcccaaatccccacaggAATTCTGCTCCCACCTTTGCGCTCCAGCTCCTTCTGCCCGTATCTGATGTATTTCTGGAGCCATTCGGGGCATTCGTGCTTCAAGTAATTAATCCAATACTCAGCCACGGTCCCATCCTGCTCCCAGCGCCTCCTGATGATCTCACCAACGCTGTCAGCCGCCACAAATCTCCTGGATTCCAGGTCGAAGGAAATTAAATCCCGCCCATCATAGGCATTCCGGTGGGATCCACGGATGCTCCCATCAGACAGGAGGTCACAGCCGGAAACTCGCAACCTCGTGTGGAGACCTGGAGGGATTGTACCCACAGAGACCCATGGAattgtgtcccagccccacagagccccattCCAGCCCCATGGAGCCCCAGAGTCTGATGGAGACCCACAGAGCCTCATCCCAACTCCTTGGAGCCCCATGGATGCAAATCCTAACTCCACAGATTCCAACCCAAGCCCACAGGTCCCATCCCAGCttcacagatcccatcccagccccatggatCCACATCCCAGCCCCATGGATCACAAGATATCCCATCCCAGCCTAATGCATCCCCATTTCAGCCACTTGGAGCTCTCTGAATCCACATTCGTAACctacagatcccatcccagccccatggatGCAAATTCCAGCCCTACAATTCCTATCCTAgccccacagatcccatcccagtcccatggGTCCCCATCTCAGCCCTACAGTTtctatcccagccccacagttcCCATCCCAGCTgcatggatccaatcccagccccacagatcccatcccagccccatggatCCACATCCCAATCCATGGATCACAAGATATCCAATCCTAGCCTAATGGATCCCCATTTCAACCACTTGAACCCCATGAATCCACATCCGACACCTatagatcccatcccatcctatccccccaatcccatcccacccccagaGATCCCCCCACTCACCCCCGCTCTGGTTGTATCGCTCCTGCAGTGTCTCCAGGTTCTTGGCATCCATGTGCTGGTTCCTCATACTGTTCCGGGTCTGCCACTCCCAAAATCCTGGCTCAACTCCATCCTTCATCCACTGTGTCAGCGGCTCCAGCTGGCCCTGCTCGCTGTCGTAGCGCACAAAGGGGATCCCATCCATGAACCCCATTTGCATGTACTGGGggatccctgggctgggctctgacacCGCCACGTGCAGGTAACGCAGGGAGTGGAGAACTGGGGGGACACGGAGATTTGGGGGGGTTGAGGGGATCATGGATCAATGAAAGGggaactgggagagctgggaaggggttTGGGGATCCTGGGGCCAAGGAAAGGGTGTGCAGGGTGGGAGAGGTGGGATGGACAGGAAAGGGCCTGCAGGGGGTCCTGGTGTCCAGGAATAGGGGCTCAGAAGGGGGAGGGGGTGGTGCAGGGACTGGGAGAGTGGGATGGGGGTTCCAGGGGATCCCTGTGCCCAGGAAAGGGGGTCCAGGGATCCCCAGTCCCAAGGAATGAGAGGTCAAAAGGTGGGAGGACCTGGGAATAGGAGTCTTGGGGATCCTTGATGCAGAGGAAAGAGGAGTTGGGAGCTGAGAAAAGCAGGAATGGGTGTCCAGGGGGTCTCAGGGTCAAGGAAAAGGGGGAACTGGGGAAGGCGGGATGGATGAGAAAGGGGGTGCAGAGGGGGATTGGTACTGGATAAGGGAGTGCAGGGGGGTCCCAGTGCCTAGAAGTGAAAATTCAGGACCCCAAAGAACCCCCCGCCAGCAGGACACACGGTTGAAGAAATGGGGGGATGCAGAGATTGGGGGGTCTGGGAGCGTCCAAGGGTCGGGAAGCGGAACCGGGAGAGCCGGGAAGGGTCCAAGATCCAATGAAGGGACTGGGAGAGGCGGGATGGGGGATCCAGGGGTCCCCGGTGCCCACCAAAGGGGGTCCAGGGGTCCCCGGTGTTGAGGGCAGTGGGgtctgggagctgggaaaggcaggaatgggggttcaggggtccCTGGGTCACGGAAAAGGGGATCTGAGGCTGGGAGAGGCAGGCGGATCCCGGGGACGCAGCTCGGGAGACGGAAAAATGAGACGGGGAAAAGAGGAATTCCAGGGAATTCATCTGGATCCCACTGGATCCTCGCTGAGACCCCCTGGGACCCCTAGGACCCTCTGGGACCCCTGGAACCCCTTCCAGGAAGCGCCGGGAATAGAGAACTGGGAGGACGCAGAGATTCGGGAGATCTGGGGGTGCAAAAGCCGAGGAAAAGGGCGGGTCTGGGGTCTGGGAAGGCCGTGATGGCCGGgaatgggggtgcagggggtcccGGAGCACTGATGGGGGTGCGGGGAGATCCCAGACCCGGATCAGGGGTGCAGGGGGGTCCTTGCACCTGGACATGGAGATTCAGGGATGTCTcagtgcccaggaatgggggttcaggggggttcCCCCGTCGTTATTCGGGGTTCAAAGGGATCCTGATCCAAAGGACTGGGAGATGCGGTGGGTCCCTGGGCCAGATAaaggggtgcaaggggatttccCTGCCAAGAATGGAAGTTCAGGTGATTCTTTTCCCAGAATTCGGGGTTCAGGTGGGTCTCAGAAAAAGGAGTTTCACGGGGTTCCGGTGCTGGGgaagggggcacagaggggtcccCGTGCCCAGAAATGGGCGCTCAAGGGGTGCCCGTGCTCAGGAATGGGGGCTCAGTAGATTCTGATGCCcgagaatgggggttcaggagggttTCCCTGCCCAGGAATGGGGTCCAGGGCAGTCCCGGTGCCAGATGAGGGGGTACAGGAGGGTCCCGGTTTGGGGGAGGGGATAGAGGACCCAAAATGAGGCAATGGGGGGTTCCCGCGCCCGGTAACAGAAGTTAAGGAGGGTCCCGGTGCCCGGAAATGGAAGTTCAGGGAGTTCCCGGTTTCGGGGTTCCCACTCACCTTTGGTCGCGCCCCCCGGGTCCCCCAGGAGCCCCACgagcccccagagcagccccagacccagcgctggagccatggCGCTGCTCGGCTGCGGCCCCGCCCCAGCCATGGCCCGGCTCCCACAGCCGCCTCCGGCCCCGCCATTGGCCCCGCTGTCTCCTGCCCGCCAATGGCAGCCCGATCTGTCAGTGACGTCACCGGTCACTGAGCAGATCCCGGTCTCGCAGGTTGGGACGCGGAAGCGAAAGGGACCGAGGAGGGCGGGGCGAGGAGGGCGGGGCGAGGAGGGCGGGGCGGCGACCGGGGAATTGCAGAGAATCCCTCTGGATCCCGCTGCGACCGCCCTGGAGCCCTCTGAGAACCACGTGggaacccctgggacccccttAAGGAAGCGCCTGGAGGGGAGAACTGGGGGGATCCGGAAATTTGGGAGATCTGGGGGTgcaaaggtgaaggaaaagggcGGGTCTGGGGTCTGGGAAGGGCGGGAGGGCCGGGCAGGGGTGCAGGGGGTCGCAGAACACGTGAAGGGGGTCCAGGAGGGGTCCCAGTCCCggataagggggtgcaggggggtccCCTGCCCAGGAACGGAGGTTCAGGGGGTCCTTGTGCCCAGGAATGGGGGGTGAGGGCAATGGGGgttccagggggtccctgtgcccaggaaagGGGGTGCAGGGCCCCCGGTGCTGAGGAAGGTGATGGGTgggggctggggaaggcaggaaGGGGGGTCCAGAAAAAGGGGGTGCGGGGGGGTATTGGGGCTGGATGAGGGGAAGCAGGGGGATCCCGGTGATggataagggggtgcaggggggcccTGTGCTGGATAAGTGTTTCATTCTTGTTGttattcatatttctcaagtcccatactgtAGCAAGCTgttttctctgcagcacagttctTCATGTGTCTTCttaggggctcctcctgggctctcgacccaccccttttatcccagctatctttacgagccacagctgctgcccaaccaaggaCTTCGCAGCTGTGACTCATTTAGAATAGCTAGGACCCACTTATGTAACACATAGGATTCTCACTACATTTCAGTTGTTGTATTCTTATTGCtgttataacaatacatatattcacaGATAAGATATATCCACagataagggggtgcaggggggtccCTGTGCCTGAGAATGGAGGCTTTGGGAGGGTTCCAGTCCCGGATATGGGGGTGAACAGGGGTCCTGGTGTTGAATAAGGGCATGCAGTGGGGTCCTGGTACCctggaatgggggttcagggggagtCCCTTCCTGGGAAtcagggtttgggggggtcctggtgctAGATAAGGGCCTGGCTGGGATCCAGTGCAGGGGGTCCTCGTTCACAGGAATGGGGGACTCAGGGGGGTCCTGATCCTGTTCAGGGTGTGAAAAACAAAATTCACTGCTTAgagtttttaaaagtttaatagtaatagtaatagtaatagtagtaataataatgagAATaagaataataacaataacaataataatccaGAAAAGGATGATATTTTCTCCCCCCCTCCCATGCGCTGGAGTGCTCTTGGCCAACAGCCGAAGAACACAGGGGTGTACACAGACAATGTTATCTTTATACTGTTACATTGCTGAGATATATGCACATTCATGTGTTTCATGCATTATTCAAAAATTCTTGTGAACTTTCTGATGTTTTGGAAAGTTCTTTCTTAGACTTCTTCACACTCCAGCTTATCTGCACAACATCCTGTGTGTCAGgtcaatatatttttttttgtgtctccatcctgctgtttcACGTCCTCTGATAAGGATGCAGTATGGCCTCCCTAATTTTAACATGGTATTGTCTAATTGTCCTCTGGTGCTCTGCTTTGTGTCACGGTTATCTTATTACTTGGACAGGCTGGTCAGTGGATGGCCTTACACTGTTTTTAGTTACACAAAAGCCTTTTTCACATCTTATGTTTTGctaagtgttgggaaatttaccTGACTacagactggaaaagtacaaagccgtggctaattccaagttctgcacctgctagatagtgtaTGCTTGGGCCTAGCTGCAGTATGATAActaatagtgaaagagacatgagaaaagagagatgtaacccctgaGGAATGaagaagagttcatggtatagtttaaccaatagattgcttgccTTACAGAATATttatgagcttattatttgctgtataagtgtttgatgctttctttaataaactggacctgtgatgaaccacctggtgtcctggtccccttcctacgacagCTAAGTCCTgctgaatcatgattttaaaGGGTTAGGATTTTAGCTGAGTGTTAGAACCAATTCATGTTGAAGTTAGATACACCAATGTTAGGTTAATGATTACTGGATGCTTAAGCTAAAGCTAATTGTTATATTATGAGCTCATTTGTAGAAAGAAGTGGAGCAAGTGAACCATTATAGGAACATATTGAAACCAGTAGAACAATGCCCAGCACCTGATGAAGACCTTCCTGACTTCATCCCTGGGACCACTGGCCCAATTTGAGACCACCGACCCAATTCAAGAGAAGAATTGCGCACGCGTGAAAGACTAATAATCTCACTTTAATACAAAGCacggatgggaggtgctggggttatgtatatgtattattttgggaaataaacaGAAGGCAAAAATCCTTATGTAGTGCAGTCATGCATTTTGAGAATGACTCCCCTGTGCTGCCCACCAGTGTAATAAACATGCAACTTTCTAACTTTTGACTAGTTAGAGAGACTTTGTCCATGATCCTCAGTTTTAATGATTCAGTTACAAAGCCAGCCAGgaggaggctctgctgggctgtgatACCAGCTCAGGTCATGGACCCCCTTGGTGCATCCTGTAGAGAAGTGGCTACATGACAGAAATCACATAGACATTCACTTGTTAGACGACCAGGAgttgggaaagtaccgaacacagctagttggagtttttgcacctgcaagatagcgtgtccttgggcctagctgggtatgataacaagtggacagagagacgtggtaaatagagaatgtaggcccaaaggaatgaggaagagttgatggtatagtttaaccaatagttcgcttggcttacagaatattcataagcttattacttgctgtataagtgtctgatgctctcttcaataaacggaacttgctgtcGACTCACGTTGAGCctcgagttttccctgcacctgacaaatggctcatccccgacaaaggccgcATTCTGCAACAGCACCCCCAGGATATTCCTGGAAGAGTGGTCTCTGTTGCACAGACTGTTCATCCAGCAGCAGACAAGGACCCCTGAGTACTAAAACTCCAGACAAAATGGTATGTTTAAAAATTGAGACAGTTTTAAACAGTGACCGGTAAGGCGTGGTCAGGAGAGGCCCTTTGGTAAGTCGTGGGAGATGTCCATGTGCAATCTGTGCCTCTGTAGTGTGCTTGCAAGCTGAAGTTGCAGTTGAAATCTGGTTGCCAGCAGAAAGAGTTGTTGAACTGTTGTACTGAGCTCGGGCTTTTGGTACTGCCATTTGTTTCAGCATAGAGAGCTCAGTTTGCCACCAACTGGGGCTAGCAGTCGTAAGGGCAAATGCTGGTCTAAGGTTGTTATAACTGAGTTGGTGTGTGTGGAAAGAAATACCCCTTTCACAGTGAGTTTGTGTGTGTGGAAAGAAATACCCCTTTCACAGTGAGTTTGTGTGTGTGAACTTTCTAGTTTTGGGGAGCAGCATTTGCTGTGACACCTGGTGTTTGAGTATAACCATTCTTTCATAAGGCTTTGTGTTCAGGTGTTAACCAATCCTTTGCCTGTGGGACCTGGGAGGCGAGGATCAAACGCTAACACGGTGCCTTTGTGGTCCCTGTCCTTGTGGAGTTTGCAAAGATGCAACTTTGGATTCATCTGGTGTAGTGTGAGATTTTGCTGACTATTGTGTAAAAGTTACAATTGTAACAAGCTGGTAATTTTTGTTGTGTGTCATCTGTGTTAAGCTGTGTGTTAAGATTGAGCCTGAGTCAAGAGGGTTAAGCCACCCTTTTAGAAGggttttaacttaaactggtgttTGTGGGCTGTCAGAGCTGTAACAGAGACAGCTTGTTATAAGTTGATTCCCAAGACTTGAGGTACAGGAGAGCTGTGTGGGTTTTTcccctgcattgtggtaatttgattcttggGACTGTATAGTTCtgtgagattttaagattttgtttgcaacaagtgcagcattTTATGTGGAAAAACTAGTGTGGTGATTTATGTGCATTAAAGCAAATTGaaagaattccaggaattccccCCCGCCCCCATTTGTGGtgtttgtgggcatatcagaTTTTTTGCTGTAACAGGGAcagcctttttatttattttatttgt from Melospiza melodia melodia isolate bMelMel2 chromosome 7 unlocalized genomic scaffold, bMelMel2.pri SUPER_7_unloc_1, whole genome shotgun sequence encodes the following:
- the LOC134432739 gene encoding class I histocompatibility antigen, F10 alpha chain-like isoform X1, translating into MAPALGLGLLWGLVGLLGDPGGATKVLHSLRYLHVAVSEPSPGIPQYMQMGFMDGIPFVRYDSEQGQLEPLTQWMKDGVEPGFWEWQTRNSMRNQHMDAKNLETLQERYNQSGGLHTRLRVSGCDLLSDGSIRGSHRNAYDGRDLISFDLESRRFVAADSVGEIIRRRWEQDGTVAEYWINYLKHECPEWLQKYIRYGQKELERKEPPDVHVSGKEEHKMVILSCHAYGFYPNTIAVSWMKGGETLDQETEWGGIVPNSDGTFHTWARIEALPEEREQYRCRVEHPGLPEPGIFTWEPTSSGNLTMVVSVSIITAILILIVVIGFGVWKLQSGNTRDGGQEGTRIHPAPFWESCATDTDPTLFPQGGGTGMDTTQQLVSSNGGSSSGSPLCRSQDGSRG
- the LOC134432739 gene encoding class I histocompatibility antigen, F10 alpha chain-like isoform X3 yields the protein MAGAGPQPSSAMAPALGLGLLWGLVGLLGDPGGATKVLHSLRYLHVAVSEPSPGIPQYMQMGFMDGIPFVRYDSEQGQLEPLTQWMKDGVEPGFWEWQTRNSMRNQHMDAKNLETLQERYNQSGGLHTRLRVSGCDLLSDGSIRGSHRNAYDGRDLISFDLESRRFVAADSVGEIIRRRWEQDGTVAEYWINYLKHECPEWLQKYIRYGQKELERKEPPDVHVSGKEEHKMVILSCHAYGFYPNTIAVSWMKGGETLDQETEWGGIVPNSDGTFHTWARIEALPEEREQYRCRVEHPGLPEPGIFTWEPTSSGNLTMVVSVSIITAILILIVVIGFGVWKLQSGRRDRNGYNPAAGRDMGTNSFSTGITA
- the LOC134432739 gene encoding class I histocompatibility antigen, F10 alpha chain-like isoform X2 yields the protein MAPALGLGLLWGLVGLLGDPGGATKVLHSLRYLHVAVSEPSPGIPQYMQMGFMDGIPFVRYDSEQGQLEPLTQWMKDGVEPGFWEWQTRNSMRNQHMDAKNLETLQERYNQSGGLHTRLRVSGCDLLSDGSIRGSHRNAYDGRDLISFDLESRRFVAADSVEPPDVHVSGKEEHKMVILSCHAYGFYPNTIAVSWMKGGETLDQETEWGGIVPNSDGTFHTWARIEALPEEREQYRCRVEHPGLPEPGIFTWEPTSSGNLTMVVSVSIITAILILIVVIGFGVWKLQSGRRDRNGYNPAAGRDMGTNSFSTGITA